One region of Corvus moneduloides isolate bCorMon1 chromosome 1, bCorMon1.pri, whole genome shotgun sequence genomic DNA includes:
- the HAS2 gene encoding hyaluronan synthase 2 yields the protein MYCERFICILRILGTTLFGVSLLLGITAAYIVGYQFIQTDNYYFSFGLYGAILASHLIIQSLFAYLEHRKMKRSLETPIKLNKTVALCIAAYQEDPDYLRKCLLSVKRLTYPGIKVVMVIDGNSEDDVYMMDIFTEIMGRDSCATYIWSNNFHDKGPGETEESHRESMQHVSQLVLSNKSVCIMQKWGGKREVMYTAFKALGRSVDYVQVCDSDTMLDPASSVEMVKVLEEDPMVGGVGGDVQILNKYDSWISFLSSVRYWMAFNIERACQSYFGCVQCISGPLGMYRNSLLHEFVEDWYNQEFMGSQCSFGDDRHLTNRVLSLGYATKYTARSKCLTETPIEYLRWLNQQTRWSKSYFREWLYNAMWFHKHHLWMTYEAVITGFFPFFLIATVIQLFYRGKIWNILLFLLTVQLVGLIKSSFASFLRGNIVMVFMSLYSVLYMSSLLPAKMFAIATINKAGWGTSGRKTIVVNFIGLIPVSIWFTILLGGVIFTIYKESKKPFSESKQTVLIIGTILYACYWVLLLTLYMVLINKCGRRKKEQQHYDMVLDV from the exons ATGTATTGTGAGAGGTTTATATGTATCCTGAGAATACTTGGAACCACACTCTTCGGGGTGTCCCTCCTGCTGGGAATCACCGCTGCTTACATTGTGGGCTACCAGTTCATCCAAACAGACAACTACTACTTCTCCTTTGGACTCTATGGTGCTATCCTGGCATCACATCTCATTATCCAAAGCCTGTTTGCCTACCTAGAGCACAGGAAAATGAAACGGTCGCTAGAGACTCCAAtcaaactgaacaaaacagTTGCCCTTTGTATTGCTGCCTATCAAGAAGATCCTGACTacttaagaaaatgtttacttTCTGTAAAAAGATTGACCTACCCTGGAATTAAAGTTGTTATGGTCATTGATGGGAACTCAGAAGATGACGTTTACATGATggacattttcactgaaatcatGGGTAGGGACAGTTGTGCCACTTATATCTGGAGTAATAACTTCCACGACAAAGGTCCGGGTGAGACAGAGGAGTCTCACAGAGAGAGCATGCAACACGTATCTCAGCTGGTCCTGTCCAACAAAAGTGTTTGCATCATGCAGAAATGGGgtggaaaaagagaagtaatGTACACAGCATTCAAAGCACTGGGGAGAAGCGTGGATTATGTACAG GTCTGTGATTCAGATACAATGCTTGATCCAGCCTCATCAGTGGAGATGGTAAAAGTTTTAGAAGAAGACCCAATGGTTGGAGGAGTTGGAGGTGATGTGCAG attttGAACAAATACGATTCCTGGATCTCCTTTCTGAGCAGTGTGAGATACTGGATGGCATTTAACATCGAAAGAGCCTGTCAGTCCTACTTTGGCTGTGTACAGTGCATCAGTGGACCTCTGGGAATGTACAGAAACTCTTTACTCCATGAATTTGTGGAAGATTGGTACAATCAAGAGTTTATGGGTTCCCAGTGCAGCTTTGGAGATGACAGGCATCTAACTAACAGAGTGCTAAGTCTGGGCTATGCAACAAAATACACAGCTAGATCCAAGTGCCTTACGGAAACACCGATAGAGTATCTCAGGTGGCTGAATCAGCAGACCCGCTGGAGTAAATCCTACTTTAGAGAGTGGCTTTATAATGCAATGTGGTTCCACAAGCACCATTTGTGGATGACCTATGAAGCTGTAATCACTggattctttcctttcttccttatTGCCACAGTAATTCAGCTCTTCTACAGGGGAAAAATCTGGAACATCCTTCTCTTCCTGTTGACAGTTCAGTTAGTTGGCCTGATAAAGTCTTCCTTTGCCAGCTTCCTTAGGGGCAACATTGTCATGGTTTTCATGTCACTCTACTCAGTGTTGTACATGTCAAGTTTACTGCCAGCAAAGATGTTTGCAATTGCCACGATAAACAAAGCAGGGTGGGGCACGTCAGGAAGGAAAACCATTGTAGTTAATTTTATAGGACTCATTCCAGTCTCCATTTGGTTTACAATCCTCCTAGGTGGCGTAATTTTCACTATTTACAAGGAAtcaaaaaagccattttctgaGTCAAAACAGACAGTTCTCATCATTGGCACAATACTCTATGCATGTTACTGGGTTTTGCTTTTGACTTTGTACATGGTTCTTATCAACAAATGTGGCAGGCGGAAGAAAGAGCAACAACACTACGACATGGTGCTAGACGTATGA